In Helianthus annuus cultivar XRQ/B chromosome 3, HanXRQr2.0-SUNRISE, whole genome shotgun sequence, a single window of DNA contains:
- the LOC118490426 gene encoding uncharacterized protein LOC118490426 produces MDQKQFLEALVENGPRGEQKNNKEVKAAEYRKLRFYRHAAENCQGMLERQYEEVHAVHAYALRVEEEAQDAMAMKEGRPPWTHQFEGLPVEIDSGTKPSLEEPPKLELKDLPSHLKYVFLGDNDTLPVIIASNLELAQEQALMEVLKANKGAIGWTIADLKGISPSIVMHKIITTEDAKPTREAQRRLNPNLREVVKKEVIKWLDAGIIYPISDSAWVSPTQVVPKKAGIQVVKDESGEQIATRPFTGWRVCIDYRKLNAATSKDHFPLPFIDQIIEKLSGQKYYCFLDGYSGYNQIAIHLDDQHKTTFTCPYGTFAFRRMPFGLCNAPATFQRCMMSIFSDMVGESLEVFMDDFSIFGTTFDACLNELQKVLKRCVDKAKIRVISSLPPPKNVKGVRSFLGHAGFYRRFIKGFSVITKPLCNLLLKDVPFDFTNECMQAFTVLKEHLVKAPILQPPDWSKPFEIMCDASDTTIGAVLGQRVDKKPVVIYYASKTLSEAQLNYTTTEKELLAVVYALDKFRSYIWGSKVVVYSDHSAVRYLMEKKDAKPRLIRWVLLLQEFDLEIRDKKGSENVVADHLSRIPVEGTDDASEINESFPDEQLLAVSTFVAPWYAHYVNYLATGAIPTHWTKKRRQQFMVQVRQYIWDEPDLFKIGPDQVIRRCVPETEFARNCVNCQKMGSISKRDEMPLQPILVVEIFDVWGIDFMGPFPNSNGFLYILVAVDYVSKWIEAIATRTNDHSVVCKFVQSNIFSRFGIPRVIISDGGSHFKNFNFGKLLKRYSVNHRVATPYHPQTSGQVEVSNRQIKEILMKTEMARTKEKAGSSSSSSKGKGKQKEQPSKKRQYMGRVSESESEGEEEQMELDPSDKPVWNSGSLDDQTEIWQPTLYNDCMNKLKNKAAAFICEKEVDEPQFGQFGVFAKFRALGWEGALKCFDKDKSNLFMTEIQEWMATLKCHNFNKPSQMKLIGMVHGVPVEMSFDTLKKLGKYDSLPAKEYMIPTLDDLLLKPEKHVRWNDMLADLFLPGRYSGVLYRKNLKIEAKLLHTICLLNVIPRRGDKEQVRFPEIPVLYSLMHGSPRFPIRYLIMHHLWICRNKYGRDIVPYCRIITGLMKQQKALTSEDRGLTKRHQPFTLDRLGNVWTYTQSERYHKLKSEGQRWRALKLGARELLPGEPDEPESDEELVPSGDEDYAEEPQGGANVGFGVFGGGHGGTFYDYAQQPYVPGWAYSGSMQEVIESQRPPTSIFDTWSGPERTLYDQNTRNSASIERSLKHSFDRNESWNRTHAYSREVDANNRYHDDQMRRMHADCISYPTPPLHHSQWLDPRRQEGPQQQEGSSSGAFGFGEWNDMMSSIFGPLGPRYY; encoded by the exons gtacatgcttatgcactacggGTTGAAGAGGAAGCACAAGATGCTATGGCAatgaaagaaggtagaccaccGTGGACCCACCAATTCGAGGGTCTACCGGTGGAAATCGATTCGGGTACAAAACCATCATTGGAGGAACCACCAAAGTTGGAGCTCAAGGACTTGCCTAGCCATTTGAAGTACgtatttttaggggataatgacactttaccggtcattattgcctctaatttggaattggcacaagagcaagcgttgatggaggtgttaaaagcgaacaagggtgctattggatggacgattgccgacctcaaaggaattagtccatccatcgTCATGCATAAAATTATCACAACCGAAGATGCcaaaccgacacgagaagctcaaaggcggttgaacccgaacctaagggaggtagtaaaaaaggaggtaattaaatggttggatgcgggaatcatctatccgatttcggatagtgcttgggtgagtcccacccaagttgtgcctaagaaggccggcattcaagtagtcaaggatgaaagtggtgaacaaattgccacccgaccgttTACCGGATGGcgggtgtgtattgactaccggaaattgaatgccgccacttctaaggaccatttcccgctaccttttattgaccaaattattgaaaaattgtcgggtcaaaaatattattgtttcttagatgggtattcgggttataatcaaattgccatacacctggatgaccaacacaagaccaccttcacatgtccatatggcacctttgcctttaggcgaatgccatttggtttgtgtaatgctccggcaacttttcaacgatgtatgatgagtattttctcggacatggttggagagtcgctcgaagtattcatggatgacttctccatttttggcactacttttgatgcttgtctcaacgaattgcaaaaggttttaaaaaggtgc gtggataaggcaaagatacgggtaatatcatctttgccacctcctaaaaatgttaagggtgtaaggtcattcttgggacacgcgggtttttatcgACGCTTCATcaagggttttagtgttatcaccaaacccttatgcaatttgttattaaaagatgtcccgtttgattttactaacgagtgtatgcaagctttcactgttttgaaggaacacttggtcaaggcgcctatcttgcaaccacccgattggtcaaagccgttcgagataatgtgtgatgcaagcgataccactattggtgcagttttgggtcaacgggttgacaagaagccggtggttatttactatgcaagcaaaactttatccgaagcgcaacttaattacaccacaaccgagaaggaattactagcggtggtgtatgctttggataaatttcgctcgtatatttggggaagcaaggtagtggtttattcggatcatagtgcggttcggtatttaatggagaaaaaggatgcgaagccgcgtttgattcggtgggtctTGTTATTACAAGAGTTCGATTTAGAGATCCGAGACAAGaagggaagtgagaatgtagtaGCGGATCATTTGTCTCGGATACCGGTGGAAGGGACCGATGATGCAAGCGAGATTAATGAAAGTTTCCCCGATGAACAGTTGTTAGCCGTGTCCACTTTCGTTGCACCGTGGTACGCTCATTATGTCAACtatttagccacgggtgccattccaactcattggaccaaaaagcgtcgacaacaattcatggtccaagtgaggcaatacatttgggatgagcCGGATCTTTTCAAGATCGGACCGGATCAAGTCATACGGAGGTGTGTGCCCGAGACGGAA TTCGCCCGGAATTGTGTAAATTGCCAAAAGATGGGTAgcatatcgaagagggatgagatgccactacaaccaatcttggttgtagagatatttgatgtatggggaaTAGATTTTATGGGTCCGTTTCCGAATTCGAATGGCTTCCTTTATATTCTTGTGgcggtggattatgtctcgaagtggattgaggctattgcaacacgaacaaacgaccattcggttgtttgtaaatttgttcaatccaacatcttctCTCGCTTTGGAATTCCGCGGGTCATTATAAGCgatggtggttcacatttcaagaacttcaatttcggaaaattattgaagaggtatagcgtgaaccaccgagtcgccacaccttaccatccgcaaacgagtggacaagtcgaagtgtccaaccggCAAATCAAGGAGATCCTCATGAAaacg GAAATGGCAAGGACCAAGGAAAAAGCGGGTTCAAGTTCATCTTCATCAAAGGGCAAGGGCAAGCAAAAGGAGCAACCATCAAAGAAGAGGCAATATATGGGTAGGGTTAGTGAAAGCGAAAGTGAAGGCGAAGAAGAACAGATGGAGTTAGACCCGAGTGATAAGCCGGTGTGGAATTCGGGGTCGTTGGATGATCAAACAGAAATTTGGCAGCCAACACTTTACAACGATTGTATGAACAAATTGAAAAACAAGGCTGCCgcatttatttgtgaaaaagaggTTGATGAACCCCAGTTTGGCCAGTTCGGGGTGTTTGCTAAGTTTCGTGCTTTGGGCTGGGAAGGAGCGCTCAAGTGTTTTGACAAAGATAAGAGCAATCTATTTATGACTGAGATTCAGGAGTGGATGGCAACACTTAAATGTCACAACTTCAACAAGCCATCACAAATGAAGTTGATCGGGATGGTACATGGGGTGCCAGTTGAGATGTCATTCGACACGTTGAAGAAGCTGGGAAAGTATGACAGTCTCCCGGCTAAGGAGTACATGATTCCCACGCTTGATGATTTATTGCTCAAACCAGAGAAGCACGTGAGATGGAACGACATGCTAGCGGATTTGTTTTTGCCCGGTAGGTACAGTGGTGTGTTATACCGGAAGAATTTGAAGATAGAAGCAAAACTGTTGCATACAATCTGCCTGCTTAATGTCATTCCAAGAAGAGGCGATAAAGAACAGGTGAGGTTTCCAGAGATACCTGTTCTGTATTCATTGATGCATGGGTCCCCACGCTTTCCAATACGCTACCTGATTATGCACCATTTGTGGATATGCCGGAACAAATACGGAAGAGACATCGTCCCGTACTGTCGCATCATAACGGGTTTGATGAAACAGCAGAAGGCACTCACATCCGAAGACCGAGGTTTGACGAAAAGGCACCAGCCTTTTACTTTGGATAGGTTGGGAAACGTTTGGACATATACTCAGTCTGAACGTTATCACAAGTTGAAATCAGAGGGTCAACGGTGGAGGGCATTGAAATTGGGTGCAAGGGAGTTGTTACCGGGAGAGCCGGATGAACCGGAAAGCGATGAAGAGTTGGTTCCTAGTGGGGACGAGGACTATGCAGAGGAGCCGCAGGGGGGTGCAAATGTTGGTTTTGGGGTTTTTGGTGGTGGTCATGGTGGTACGTTCTACGACTACGCGCAGCAACCGTATGTGCCGGGGTGGGCTTATAGTGGTTCAATGCAAGAGGTGATCGAGAGCCAACGCCCTCCGACGTCCATTTTTGATACTTGGTCGGGGCCGGAGAGGACGTTGTATGACCAAAACACAAGGAATAGTGCAAGCATAGAGCGGTCGTTAAAACATAGCTTCGATCGCAATGAGTCATGGAACCGTACCCACGCATACTCTCGAGAGGTAGATGCTAATAACAGATATCATGATGATCAAATGAGGCGGatgcatgcggattg CATTTCTTATCCGACTCCACCACTCCACCATTCTCAGTGGCTTGATCCAAGGCGGCAAGAGGGACCACAACAACAAGAGGGAAGCAGTAGCGGCGCATTCGGGTTTGGAGAGTGGAATGATATGATGTCATCCATCTTTGGGCCCCTAGGACCGCGCTATTATTGA